The proteins below come from a single Ruegeria sp. SCSIO 43209 genomic window:
- the nuoK gene encoding NADH-quinone oxidoreductase subunit NuoK, protein MIGLEHYLTVAATLFVIGIFGLFLNRKNVIILLMSIELMLLAVNINLVAFSSFLGDLVGQVFTLFVLTVAAAEAAIGLAILVCFFRNRGTIAVEDVNMMKG, encoded by the coding sequence ATGATCGGACTTGAACACTATCTTACGGTCGCGGCGACGCTATTCGTCATCGGCATCTTCGGTCTCTTCCTGAACCGCAAGAACGTCATCATCCTGCTGATGAGCATCGAATTGATGCTGCTGGCGGTGAATATCAACCTCGTGGCGTTCTCTAGTTTCCTCGGCGATCTGGTCGGGCAGGTCTTTACGCTGTTCGTGTTGACAGTTGCGGCGGCTGAGGCGGCGATTGGCCTTGCCATTCTGGTCTGCTTCTTCCGCAACCGTGGCACCATCGCGGTTGAAGACGTCAATATGATGAAGGGGTAA